TACTTTAGTGCATAAAAACCTTATAAGCTTCTCGTAAAGTTTATTTGATTCTTAATCTGAAAACGTCTTCGTATTACGTGTTGGTTAAATAGGTGGTGCCAAAACCCTTATGTTTATGACGTGTTTTCGATTCCCGCAATCGCTTCCGGTGCATTCAACTTGAAAAAGCAAAGCCTTTAAGATGTGTGTTTTAAATTCAGTGTGCTGTTGATTTGGACACCATCGTCTGGCCTCATTGGTTTGGTTGGTTCGCGAACGCCAACTGTTCGATTCAACCGGGTTGCTAAGAGTGCATTGTGCCGATTTGAAGCGTCGCGAGCCGGTACTGACAACTATTACAAATGTGCTTTGTGTTCAAGTCTGCGGAAATGGGTATGTGATGGCGTTAGTTTTAGACCTTTTGCTTTCGGAAGCGCTATCGTCGGAAGAGCTACTGGAGTGGCTGACAAACCCGGAGTACAATGCTACTATTCCCGAACTACGCTCGCTCGATTTGGAGAGGAAAGACTTTATACGAGTTTTCATCGACTTCATTCGTGACCAGTGTCCGCTTATCCAACAGACGCCGTCTCCCGCAAAGCTACGGCAGCATACTTCGCCGCCCGCGAGTGTCGCAAACTGTGACAGCGTTCGTACCCTCAAGCATGAAAGCGTACCTTGCGCGAGATCACGATTTGCGCCAGTTGGCCGTCGTCAGACTACTGTCAGGGTAGCCGGTGGTTGCAGCAAACCGTTGACGCTCCCGACAACTGCCGGCCAACTCGACCCATCCCTTGTCGCTCGTAGTGAAATTTCGGGCTCAGAATGGGGGGCTACACCGTGCCGTAATGACAGAAGCCTAGTTTCCAGGGGCGAACCAACACAGCCGACAGTTACTGTGCCCCAAAATGCGCCCGACATTGGCGACAGCACCGTATTTCCAGCCGTCAACGCAATTGTCGAACACACAAGGCCGATCAGAAGAATAACGCCAACGCCTGTAAAATCGCATTGGAGGAAGCTCACGCTGAGCGACTTCTTGCCTCCGGAGGTTTCTCACGAAAGTCAACGAAAGGATAGCCATCGATCACCTAGGCAACCTCACAAAGAATCCAAGGAGTTCGCAAAATCCCAGTTCAAGAAAACGGATGCGTTGCAGTTGCGCCTGAGCTCTGCATCGCACACCGGCAGCCCTACGCAGCGTCGAAGTGGAAAGCATCGGGCCGTACCAGAATTTGCCGTCATCGACATTTCTGTGCAGTCTGCTGAAGAACTGCAAGTTGAAAATTACATTGTACCAGCTCCAGATTGCATTACTGAACGGGAAAAGCTTGATGCTCTAGCTACTGTGTATGCTGCGCTCTTAAATAAGGGCCTTGTAGTGAACCTGACCATTGAGCTTTTCTTCCTGCTGCAATTGTTGACAGTGAAGCAAAAAGTTAAATTTGATGAAAAATGTTCTACAAAACTCCTACATTCGGTACACAACTGCACTCACTTTGCAGCTACTGTGTTACAGAATATTCTGCAGTGGCTTTGTTTCTTGGACAAGCCAACATTAAAGCTGCTTTCAAATGTCAAGCAGCTAACTACATTTGCGCCACAGTTGTACTCAAGCCTTGTGAAGCTTGTGGAAGGTGTGGAGCCAGTTTCAAGAGGCTGGTCCTCCTCAATTCAGGGTGTAGCTTTTGACAATTCTACTGACAGCCAGAAGCATTTTGCTTCTGACAGCAACTTCCGGGCATTCAGGAAGCAAAGAGACCTCTTCTACAGCCTTTTTCGTGACTGGCAGCGACACCAGTTTGGCTCTGGCAAAAGCTTTGGTACCCAGTTTACACACAGGGTTACAGAGATTCTTCATATGTGCAGTAATCCATGCAACTTGTCACACTTGGCTCGCCTTGTTCTTGGACAACTCATGACGAGCTGCTGTGGAGGTCTAGAATTTGATGACCAAGGAAACCTCGATGAGAAGTTTCTTTATGACTTGAAAAGCACCTCCCCAGGAAAGATGGAGAAGTTGGAAGAAAGATTTCTGCTGCCTTTCAAAGTTGGAGGCCCCTGTCCAAACCCATCATTTACAGGCTCCCAAGTTTTCTTCTATGAATTTATTAGGGCTGCCACAAATTCCATTTTTCTACAGCACTTTAAAGACCAGTGTGTAGCAAAAATTGTCGAATTTGAAAAAGATAATCCTTTTCAAAATGCTGAGCAAGTACCAAGTGACGATGTTAGGAGAGCCCTCATCGCAGCAGTATACAAGTTCAAGTTACTGGGTCTCTTTCTTGGTGTTGTAGAGTTTCTTCCATATAGCACCACTGAAAGCTTACCTAGGCAATATCAAGATGCGCAACAGGCCATCAGAAACCCTAAGCCTTTACCCCTAAACATTACTGGCCTCATCAAGGAATCTGTACAGAACAAGCAGCTTGCTGCAACATTGACATGGGTTGTCAACTTCCTTAGCATGATGGATCCTATTGCAAGGACACTCACTGCTTACAAGGATGTGCTAGGGTTGCTATTTTCCATTTACAGATCAACTGCATTGCTGCAGACTAGCAGTGCTGCATTTTTTGCTAGGGTATTGCTTGGCTGGTTGTTTGAGGTGCAGTCCATTCAGTCTGATGTTTTTGCACATGCCTCAAATGGCATTCTTAGACATGTTGAGTCACTGGGTAGCTTTGTTGATGGCTCCATTATCTACATGTGTTGCCCATATCTTCGTGAGTTGCGCTGCATTCTGCTAGAGCATCTTGCTGGCAGGAAAACAAAGTTCGGTGAAATTCGCAAAATCACTCCCATTTCTGCAAATGAAGGTGATTTAAAGGTACAACTTGCAAATCAACTTGAAGAAAACTTTTTCCATATTCACCCTCTGTCTGTGAGAAAAACTGTTGAATTTGTTGCTGACAGAGTTTCTTCCAATGTTGCAAAACGCTTGAAAAAGGATGTGCAAGATACCATTGCCCGCTCAAGAGACATTCTTATGCAAATGGACCTTGCAGCATATGATGAAAATGAAGAAACCAAGAACATTGCCAAGATTTTTCAGCAGAtgagtgagaaaactgaaaaggcAGCACTTGAGCAATGTAGCAAGTGCATCCAAAATTTGCTACCTGCACTACTACCTCCTGACATGGAAAATCAGGCTGTGAGAATGTGCTGCAGCTTGAGCACAAAGAGTGCAATTTCTAAAGTACAGCAATGGATAAAGGCAAATGTCACAGAGAAAGCTTTGAGGCAGGGACTAACTGCTGCATCTAGCACAGCTAATTTGGGACAGGACTTGTGCAGAGAGAAAAGTAGCATATCTCACTACACTGTCACATCAGCCTCCGCTATCCTGGATAGCCTGCAGGACCACATGCAACAATTGCAATCTGGGAAAGGATGCACAACTGAGGAAGCCATAGAGCTGCTAGGATTGTGTGTGAAGTCTATGCATCTTCGATTAGAGTGGTCACCAACTGCTATTTCAACCTTGCAGCAAGCATCTTTTGACTTTGTGCTGTGCCTTGCAATTTGGTGTCCAGATGTGTGCACGTGTGATGTCTTTAATGCTGCTCTGCCATTGTGGGAAAACAGCTCTGCAGTCAAGAAGGCATGCAAGAAACTCTACTGTGCCAGGAATCTACATCTAGCATTGATGAGTGTTGATACCTATAGCACAATGTTGAAGTTTGGACAGCTAGCACAGATTTTGTTGCACTTTGGCTTAATGACTGTAGAAGACCTGGAAAAAAGCCGGAAGGAAGTGCTTGATTTTGAACTGCCTGGTGTTGTTCTAGAACCAGCTGTGTGTGTGATCAGCAGTGTTTTGGAACTTTGCAATATCAGTAACGACTGTGCATCAGTAAGACCAGATTAGCACCACTAGCGTTTAACATTTAATTCTGTAAAAGGCCTTTCAAATCATTGCTAGCAATTGTACATGTTGCAACAGTGAAGTGATATGATGTGTGTTGTGCATATTCACATGGGTAAATATTGAAATCATGAGAATGAAAAGACTTTGAACATTTTTATCTTCTCTGCTGTAACTACTTTCCAAGTACAAATATTCAGCTGTACACAATAGCCGAGATAAAATGAATTTGGAACTAAAGCTTTCTGCATTCTTGCACATGCATGATTTCGTTCGGCAGTTTGACCAGTGACTTAGCTCACAACTGGAATTGTCAAATCGCAAAGTAGTAATGTACAGTTTGCTTGTTCTATCTATAGTAATTGTTGACATTTTCATCTTATTCCGCATTTTCAGCAGTGCATCAAGCATTTGGATACACTAGAAAATAAACACTGCTGACTGTTCATGGTATTGAAAAATGAATGGATACAAGGGAGACAAGACAAGCATTTCAATACCATGAATATCTACAAACTAGCTCAGCTGTCTACCTTCTACACTTCTGTCTGCCACATCTTCTCTAGATGTTACACATTGTTTCTTTAACTATATAGAAGAAGTACTTATAGGGATACTAAAGGTAAATACCACACAAGgctaaagtgatggattagtgctcgagtatctctaaggcatcaatattatcgCTAACAGaaccttagtaatcgagaaattgaggtaaatgcaggacacgattgtAGACTCCCCccggacattcaagtacttgcccgatgacgaaggcagtcctcatttaaattctgtcattAGTACTCAACccctcgttataaaaacatcattgtattgcattataagacgaaagaaaatgctacttgatCAGTTCcgtttcatttttagaaaaaagaaatcacTGACATTACACCATTGACAATGACGCTGGCACTCAAAAGGTTTCATTCGGCTCGACTCTTGAGCCACCCATGCTTTCGTGTTTCAGTAGTTCTATTATgacgtagtgctgcgctggttttgttGGCTCGTGAAACTCACGCAAACTGCAAGTAGAGGATTTCACTTCATGTGATGTCGCAGGATGCCCAAATGGTCCACGccgcttgaccaaaagcagctgcagcagcaataTGCAGCTGCGCATCataccgccgtctgtcgggcgccgttttactcaccgacggcagcaaagagcagtgatggcgtatgcaacgtcaccactccctagttggcgtggcgggagatttgaattgtgATAAAGGTATTCAGACTCTTCAGGTGCAATTTTCACTTCAGATGCAGTCCAAGAACCCAAAACTTGCTCTACTTGCCAAGAATATTGTGGGAATTCCAGCTGTCCTGACATGGGAAACCTCTTGCCATGACCTTGCTTGCCAAATAAATAAGGGTTATGTGTAAATATTCAGAACTTAAAATAGGGATTGAATAGTTTTTGCTACTCGATTCATATTTTATTAGAGAATTCACTAGAATCTGAAATTGTAGAATACTCATTTCTTCTCAACAATAAGGGATAATGCTTATTGTGGTCTTGGGGAAGAAAATCCTATGCAAGCGGAGACTTTTCCcaatgattctgctgcaggacAGCCGCTGTTGTGGAGCTGAGGAACCAGCTCCTGAGTGAACTTATGAGACATATAACTTGTGCTTAATAATTTCCTGTTGTTTATTAAGAATGCCTTGCTTTTAGGCAGCCTAATTTGTTTTCCCAATTTAggcaaagcaatttattattCGGCGAGTCTCGTCATGTTTGCAGCCATTAAAAACAATGTGCCATGCTGTTCACACTTCTCTACTTCAACAAGCACAAGACTCGAGGTACATCTGGTGACATACAGTTTCCTTGTTTCATTGAAGTCATTGTCATCGTGCACCAGGAAGCTGAAAGCAGCCATTTATAATTAACAATCTTCTCAGTCAACCAGATGTCCAATTGTGAATGGTATTACATGCTTGTATCAAATATTGCAAATTAGCCtatttcttccccccccccctttttttttactgaattAACTCTGCACAAACTTTACATTTCCCTTTGTTTATCAAATGAGAATATTTGGAAATTTcattattcatcatcatcagcctatatttatgtccactgcaggacgaaggactctccctacaatctccaattacccctgtcttgcgctagctgattccaacttgcgcctgcgaatttcctaactttatcactccacctagttttctgccgtcctcgactgcgcttcccttctcttcacTCCTAAATGTAAGGCATCCACACCTTTCTCAATGAGGCTTAGAAAGCTTTATGAACTCTAACAAACTCCTTGGGCAAGTTGTTGCTGTGAAATTGCAGCGGATTGAGTGCGACACCATACAGACGTACACCATGACGAACAGGAACAAGGCAAGAACATGAGACACTTGCTCCTATTTGTCGTCCCTGTGTGTGTTTTCATGTCCAGTCTGCCATGGCAGCATGAAATTGGCAGAAACTAACCTTATTCCAAAGGTCCTGCAAATTCTGCACACATTTCAACACTATTGCCCACACAGTAGCTGCTAAGAGCAATGCCAAATTCCATTATTTCAATAAGAATATCTGCTATGTCTTTATAATTACCTGCAACATGCCACAAGGAGCAAGAATTATTAAATAGGAATTACTGCAGACGCATTACTTTGCATGTGACAACAATGTTTTTTTCTAAAGCCCCAGACAACAGTACAGCCAGAAATTTAACATGGCAGGGGGGAAGGGATTGAGGACGCCAAGATGTGTTTAAGGTAGTGAGGAAATGGGCCTCTTACATAAGACTTAAGAATAGAGCGTGGAAATACCAAGCATTGCAACAATGCAAAGCAGTCATTTGACAATCTGGCAAGCCAGCCTCAGACTTCACAGCACTGTGCAAAATGCAAAATTTATGAAACAGTGTCAGTCTTGGAGTAATCAGCAGTGGGCAGCCAACGAAAGCCTCGGGCTAGAGCCATTGTTTTCAGACAATCACCACAAGGTGATTTGTCTTCATGAGGACATCAACTGCATTCCTTGGTGGCATTTATATGCATAGTTCACTCTTCCCCCAGGACTGAGGAGCATAaggagatacaaaaaaaaaaagtaaagtaagaGAACTGAAATGAAACTAAACTTGAAAGGATGGATTAGTTATGGTAGCTATGGGAATGTAATGCAGGTTCTCTCATCAGGTAGGAATGACGAACCAAATGGTAAAGAAATTTCAGATGTAAGTAGGCATTGTCAATTTGGTAGGCTTAGTTTTCCCAAAAAACAGGAAATAAGTAGAGATAGGACTTGGACAGTGTAAAAACACGCCCCAAAGGAGTTGTAACATAAAGAATCTGGCTAAAGAGTGAAATGCACtaataggaaaaaaaaatcaatgagtAGAAATACACTACTATTGGAAATCACCTTACTCCTTTGTACTTGCTTATGCTCCTCACCCCTGTGGGGAGAGTGAGTTATGTATAGCGTAAACGCTGCCAAGAAAAACAGTTGTtgcctgacgaagacaagttcccttgTTGAAACATCGGCTCCATCTTGAGAGTTCCCTTGTTCACCAACTGTTGATCACTTCACCTTCATCCTCCTGTGAACCTTTTGAGTGTCAATCTCGAAAGCCTACGAAGTTGTTCCTGATTGCGAGGATTTTCATGGTATCCTTCGCACCATTAGGTGCTGCTCGCCCATTTTATGACTCCACTGTAATTGGAAAGGTTAACAACATCTACACTATCAGTATTATCCAGGAGGTTGCTCTGATGTTTTACATAATATGACATGTGTAGCTAAGCAACACAGCTTTAACAAAATTTAAAATAGTGGAGGGTTTAGCACTTGTCAAGCCCCTCCAGTACACTGATAAATCCCTGATGAAACATACGTAATGGTGACACCAATGATATCACAAGCTCTATATACTGTAACTGACACAGAGATGCTGCAGAGTTCATCTGCAGAAAGCTTTTTGACTGCTGAATACTAAATTGGCACTAATCATTGCGACACGGAAGCAAACAGTCACATAATGTTTTAATGCAGTATCAAAAAGGAGGCTTGGCATCACCGTAGTTACACTTCACATACAAGGGCCACTGCACCACATGTTTCAATTTTTGTTTGAATTTTCAGATTACAAAATTTGTAGAATGTCCAGCAACATATTGCAAATAAATAGCATTTCATTTTTAAAGTCTGATAATGTGTTCGTCATcatcgtcagcagcagcagcagcagcctatttttatgtccactgcaggacgaaggtctctaccagcgatctccaattacccctgtcttgcactagctgattgcaacttgcatctgcaaatttcctta
The DNA window shown above is from Dermacentor silvarum isolate Dsil-2018 chromosome 1, BIME_Dsil_1.4, whole genome shotgun sequence and carries:
- the LOC119436522 gene encoding codanin-1-like, which translates into the protein MALVLDLLLSEALSSEELLEWLTNPEYNATIPELRSLDLERKDFIRVFIDFIRDQCPLIQQTPSPAKLRQHTSPPASVANCDSVRTLKHESVPCARSRFAPVGRRQTTVRVAGGCSKPLTLPTTAGQLDPSLVARSEISGSEWGATPCRNDRSLVSRGEPTQPTVTVPQNAPDIGDSTVFPAVNAIVEHTRPIRRITPTPVKSHWRKLTLSDFLPPEVSHESQRKDSHRSPRQPHKESKEFAKSQFKKTDALQLRLSSASHTGSPTQRRSGKHRAVPEFAVIDISVQSAEELQVENYIVPAPDCITEREKLDALATVYAALLNKGLVVNLTIELFFLLQLLTVKQKVKFDEKCSTKLLHSVHNCTHFAATVLQNILQWLCFLDKPTLKLLSNVKQLTTFAPQLYSSLVKLVEGVEPVSRGWSSSIQGVAFDNSTDSQKHFASDSNFRAFRKQRDLFYSLFRDWQRHQFGSGKSFGTQFTHRVTEILHMCSNPCNLSHLARLVLGQLMTSCCGGLEFDDQGNLDEKFLYDLKSTSPGKMEKLEERFLLPFKVGGPCPNPSFTGSQVFFYEFIRAATNSIFLQHFKDQCVAKIVEFEKDNPFQNAEQVPSDDVRRALIAAVYKFKLLGLFLGVVEFLPYSTTESLPRQYQDAQQAIRNPKPLPLNITGLIKESVQNKQLAATLTWVVNFLSMMDPIARTLTAYKDVLGLLFSIYRSTALLQTSSAAFFARVLLGWLFEVQSIQSDVFAHASNGILRHVESLGSFVDGSIIYMCCPYLRELRCILLEHLAGRKTKFGEIRKITPISANEGDLKVQLANQLEENFFHIHPLSVRKTVEFVADRVSSNVAKRLKKDVQDTIARSRDILMQMDLAAYDENEETKNIAKIFQQMSEKTEKAALEQCSKCIQNLLPALLPPDMENQAVRMCCSLSTKSAISKVQQWIKANVTEKALRQGLTAASSTANLGQDLCREKSSISHYTVTSASAILDSLQDHMQQLQSGKGCTTEEAIELLGLCVKSMHLRLEWSPTAISTLQQASFDFVLCLAIWCPDVCTCDVFNAALPLWENSSAVKKACKKLYCARNLHLALMSVDTYSTMLKFGQLAQILLHFGLMTVEDLEKSRKEVLDFELPGVVLEPAVCVISSVLELCNISNDCASVRPD